In Zea mays cultivar B73 chromosome 7, Zm-B73-REFERENCE-NAM-5.0, whole genome shotgun sequence, the following proteins share a genomic window:
- the LOC103632707 gene encoding endoglucanase 22 isoform X1 has translation MSRGRARRPVPGSGTRAGALEVLLLLASAVLLAACPAAAVEAEAGDEEAVDYGAALSKSLLYFEAQRSGRLPHNQRVPWRGHSGLTDGLQQGVDLVGGYYDAGDHVKFGLPMAFTVTMLSWGAIDFADDVAAAGEWGHALEAIKWGTDYFVKAHTEPFVYWAEVGDGDTDHYCWQRPEDMTTSRQAYRIDKDSPGSDLAGETAAALAAASIVFRRSNPHYSHLLLHHAQQLFEFGDRYRGTYDSSIEEVRSYYASVSGYRDELLWAALWLHRATGRDEYLRYAVDKADSFGGVGWAMTEFSWDVKYAGVQVLAAKLLLEGDPGAQEHGAVLEKYKAKAEHYLCACLGRNGGNGSDDVERSPGGMLYVRQWNNLQYVSSAAFLLTAYSRYLGGGLLRCPAGAPAAPSDLLALARSQADYILGRNPLRLSYMVGYGRRYPVRVHHRGASIVAHKANSRFIGCMQGFDDWFGRGRPNPNVLAGAIVGGPNSRDEFRDERENYMQTEACTYNTAPMVAVFARLHRLARDGGPAGGVPERNDAR, from the exons ATGAGCCGGGGCCGCGCACGCCGGCCGGTTCCAGGCAGCGGCACCCGCGCCGGCGCGCTCGAGGTCCTCCTCCTCCTGGCGTCCGCCGTGCTGCTGGCAGCGTGCCCCGCCGCGGCCGTGGAGGCAGAGGCAGGGGACGAGGAGGCGGTGGACTACGGCGCTGCGCTGTCCAAGAGCCTGCTCTACTTCGAGGCGCAGCGGTCGGGGCGGCTGCCGCACAACCAGCGCGTGCCGTGGCGGGGCCACTCGGGCCTCACCGACGGGCTGCAGCAGGGCGTGGACCTGGTCGGCGGCTACTACGACGCCGGGGACCACGTCAAGTTCGGCCTGCCCATGGCCTTCACCGTCACCATGCTCTCCTGGGGCGCCATCGACTTCGCCGACGACGTCGCGGCCGCCGGCGAGTGGGGCCACGCGCTCGAGGCCATCAAGTGGGGCACCGACTACTTCGTCAAGGCGCACACCGAGCCATTCGTCTACTGGGCAGAG GTGGGCGACGGCGACACGGACCACTACTGCTGGCAGCGGCCGGAGGACATGACGACGTCGCGGCAGGCGTACCGCATCGACAAGGACAGCCCGGGCTCCGACCTGGCCGGCGAGACCGCCGCCGCGCTCGCCGCGGCCTCCATCGTCTTCCGCCGCTCCAACCCGCATTACTCCCACCTCCTCCTGCACCACGCCCAGCAG CTGTTCGAGTTCGGAGACCGGTACCGCGGCACGTACGACAGCAGCATCGAGGAGGTGCGCAGCTACTACGCGTCCGTGAGCGGCTACCGGGACGAGCTGCTGTGGGCGGCGCTGTGGCTGCACCGCGCCACGGGCCGCGACGAGTACCTCCGCTACGCCGTCGACAAGGCCGACTCCTTCGGCGGCGTCGGCTGGGCCATGACCGAGTTCAGCTGGGACGTCAAGTACGCCGGCGTCCAGGTCCTCGCAGCCAAG CTGCTGCTGGAGGGCGACCCGGGAGCCCAGGAGCACGGCGCGGTGCTGGAGAAGTACAAGGCGAAGGCGGAGCACTACCTGTGCGCGTGCCTGGGCCGGAACGGCGGCAACGGCAGCGACGACGTGGAGCGGAGCCCCGGCGGGATGCTGTACGTGCGCCAGTGGAACAACCTCCAGTACGTCTCCAGCGCCGCCTTCCTCCTCACCGCCTACTCGCGCTACCTCGGCGGCGGCCTCCTCCGCTGCCCCGCGGGCGCCCCCGCCGCGCCGTCCGACCTGCTGGCCCTGGCGCGCTCGCAGGCCGACTACATCCTGGGCCGCAACCCGCTGCGGCTCAGCTACATGGTCGGCTACGGCCGCCGGTACCCGGTCCGCGTGCACCACCGCGGCGCCTCCATCGTCGCGCACAAGGCCAACAGCCGCTTCATCGGCTGCATGCAGGGCTTCGACGACTGGTTCGGCCGCGGCCGCCCCAACCCCAACGTGCTCGCCGGCGCCATCGTCGGCGGGCCCAACTCCAGGGACGAGTTCCGGGACGAGCGCGAGAACTACATGCAGACCGAGGCCTGCACATACAACACCGCGCCAATGGTCGCCGTCTTCGCCAGGCTGCACCGCCTGGCGCGCGACGGCGGCCCTGCCGGAGGTGTGCCGGAGAGGAACGACGCCCGATGA